Part of the Lysobacter enzymogenes genome is shown below.
TCGATCCTCGACGGCATCGCCCCGCCCGCGCGCGACAGCGAGACCACCGCGCGCCTGCGCCGCGCGCTCGACGACGTCGACCGCCTGGTCGCGCGGCGGCGGCCGGGCAAGCGCCGGCAGGCGACCGCGCCGCACTGAGCCGCGCGAACGCGCGCACCCGATCCGATCGACGAGCGAAGGCCGCGCGCCTTCGCTCGCTTCCGCGCATCCGTCGCTCGCTGGTGTGAATACTCTAGACAGCGGGCCCATCGTGACGGCACAGCACTAACCTTAATCACAGGACGTCCATGGCCGCCAAGTTCAAGAAGACCGCGAAGAAGACCTCGGGCAAGACCCGCTCCGCCGGCGCCGCCGGCAAGGGCGCGGGCGCGCAGGAACAGGCCGAGCGCCTGTCCAAGACCCTGAGCGAATCGGCGCAGCAGATCTGGCTGGCCGGCGTCGGCGCGTTCGGCCGCGCCCAGGCCGAAGGCACCAAGCTGTTCGAAGGCCTGGTCAAGGAAGGCTTGAGCCTGGAGCAGACCGCGCGCAAGTTCACCGGCGGCCAAGCCGGCGCCCTGCGCGATGCGGTCGAGTCCAAGGTCGGCCAGGCGCGCGAGCGCGCGACCGACACCTGGGACCGCCTGGAAAAGGTGTTCGAAGAACGCGTGCAGCGCGCCCTGGTCAAGCTCGGCGTGCCGGGCCGCGACGATCTGGCCGAACTCAGCGAGCGCGTCGACGCGCTGACCGCCGAGCTGCGCCGCCAGGGCGGCGCCGCCCCGGCGCGCAAGGGCACCGCCAAGAAGGCCGCCAAGCCCGCCGCCGCCAAGCCGGCCAAGGCCCGCGCGCCGCGCAAGGCCGTGGCCAAGCCCAAGCCGCCGGTCGCCCCCTGATTCACGCCGCGGTCGCGCCGGCGTCCTGAACGCTGACACGAAACTTCGGTAGTACTACCCGCTGTACCGCGCCGCGCCGCCAGCGCGCGGCGCCGCTTAAGCCCGCCAGTCCGCGCTTCCGTATGCTCCCCTCCCCTTACGGTTTCGGACTGGCGGGCTTTCTTATGCCCGAACGCCGCGTATCGCAGGGTTTGCGCTGTTTTTGCGCGCACTTCACTACCCTCTCGGCGCCACGTTCTGCCATGAACGGCACACTCTGCACACATCATTTTCGCGAACTGCGTCGCAATTCGCGAGGAATTCATATGTCTGAAGCCGTATATCCTCAGCGTCTTTTATGGGCTTAGCGTTGCATGTCGAGTTTCTCCCTGTGGGCCGCTGCCGCCGTCGCGCTTACGCTCGGCCTGGGGTCCACCGCCTACCTGTGGTCGTATCGCCGCCATCGCACTGAAGTCGCCACCGGCATCGCCGGGCTGGCCAAGATGCGCTGGCGCGAATTCGCGCGCCTGATCGTCGAGGCGTTGCGCGATCGCGGTTTCGAGGCCGAATCGGTGGAGGAATCGCTAGCCCGCGGCACCCAGGCCGAACTGCGCCTGCTGCGCGCCGGCAAGCCCTGGCTGCTGTCGTGCAAGCTCGGCGACGGCGACTACAAGGTGCCCGCCGCGACCGTCGCCGAACTCGCCGACGCGGTGCGCTTCCACGGCGCCGCCGGCGGCCTGCTGGTCACCACCGGCCGCTTCGACACCCATTCCGAGCGCGTCGCCGACGGCCTCGACCTGTACAGCGGCGAGACCTTGTGGGAACTGGTCGAACCGCAACTGCCGGCCTCGACCCGCCACGACATCATCGCCGCGGCGCAGAAGCGCAGCATCCAGACCATCGTCGGCGCCTGGGGCGCGGCGATCGTGCTGGCCCTGATCGTCGGCTTCGCGGTGCCGCAGTTGCTGCCGGACGAACCGGAGGCGCCGGCCGCGCCGGTCGCAGCGAACGCGCCTGCGGACGGCAACGACAGCGACGCGAACGACAGCGACGCGCCGGCGCAACCGCCCGCATCGCCGGCGGCCGCCGCGCCCGAGCCGGCGACTGCGACGCCCGCCGCGCCCGTCGCCGCGCCGCATCCGGCCACGCCAGCGGCCTCGGCGTCCAGCGGCAACGCCGCCGCCGACCGCGCCGAAGTCATCCGCACCGTCGCGCGCCTGCCCGGCACCGAGCGCGCGCTGTGGTCGACCCCGTCGAACCTGCTGATCTACCGCCTCATCGACGCCGAAAAAGCCGACGTCGACGCGATCTGCCAGGTCCTGGAGCGTTATCCGGAACTGCGCTCCTCGCGCGTGCAACTGCAACCGCCGCCGGGCAGCAACACCCGCGTGCGTTTCTTCCAGTGCAAGGCCTACTGATCCGGCTGCAACCCCTGTAGGAGCGACGCGAGTCGCGACCGCGGGGTTGCAAGCTTGCGTCGCAAGCGCGATGCCGCGGTCGCGGCTCGCGCCGCTCCTACAGGGAGCGCAGGCGGATCTCGCAAGAGCTTGAAACGACGAAGCCCGGCAGCGCCGGGCTTCGTGCGTTGCGCCGGACGGCGCGCTTACCAGTGCACGCCGCGCATCAGCGCCGCGAACGCGATCTGTTCGTTGCTGGCGTGTTCGTCCTTGAGCCCCTTGCGGTCGCCCTTGGCCGCGGCCGAGTCCGGGAACAGTTCGAACGCGGTGCTCATGACCACCTCGTAGGCCTTCGGCGCCAGCGCGTTGACCACCGAGGCGAAGATGCCCAGGCGGGTGGCGATGCGGCTCGGCCGTTCGATGATGCCCTTGACCACCAGGTCGGCGGCCTCGTCCGGGCTCAGCGTCGGGATGCTGTCGTACATCTTGGTCGGCGCGATCATCGGCGTCTTCACCAGCGGCATGTTGATGGTGGTGAAGCTGATGCCCTTGCCCGACAGCTCGCCCTGGGCGCAGCGGCTGAACGCGTCGAGCGCGGCCTTCGACGCCACGTAGGCCGAGAACCGCGGCGAATTGGCCAGCACGCCGATCGAGGAGATGTTGATGATGTGGCCCTTGCGGCGCTCGGTCATCTTCGGCATGAAGCCCATGATCAGGCGCAGGCTGCCGAAGTAGTTCAGCTGCATGGTCCGCTCGAAATCGTGGAAGCGGTCGTAGCTGAGCTCGATCGAGCGGCGGATCGAACGGCCGGCGTTGTTGACCAGGATGTCGACGTGGCCGTGTTCCTTGAGGATGGTCTCGACCAGGCGGTCGCAATCGCCCATGTCGGCCAGGTCGGCGGTGTAGGCGAACACCTTGCCGCCGGCGGCCTTCATCGCGTCGCGCGCCTTGAACAGCTCGTCCTCGCCGCGCGCGACGATGATCGTGACCGCGCCGGCCGCGGCGACCTTCTCCGCCGTCGCCAGGCCGATGCCGGACGAACCGCCGGTGATCACCACGACCTTGTTGCGCACCTTGCCCTTGAGGGTGCGGTCGACGAACAGGTCCGGATCGAGATGGCGTTCCCAGTAATCCCACAAGCGCCACGCATAGCTGTCCAGGTGCGGCACCTTGATCCCGCTGCCGCGCAGCGCGCGCTCGGTTTCGCGGTTGTCGAAGCGGGTCGGATAGGTGATGAACTTCATCACCTCCTTGGGAATCTTGAAGTCGCGCAGCAGCATGCCGATGAAGCGCTTGACCGGCGGCAGGTTGCTGACCGCGCCGCGGATGCCGGACGGCACGAACGCGAACATGCGCGCGTCGATGCGCATGGTCATCTCCGGCGTGTGGCCGGCGCGCGCGAAGGTGTTGAGCACCTCGCCGACGCGCTGCGGCTCCGGATCGGTCAGATGGAAGCAATGGCCGTCGAGCTTGGGCTTGTGCGCGATGTGGTCCATCGCGTCGACCACGTAGTCGACCGGGATGATGTTGATGCGGCCGCCTTCCAGGCCCAGCATCGGCATCCACGGCGGCAGCATTTCGCGCAGTTTCTTGAGGAAGGTGAAGAAGTAGTACGGCCCGTCGATCTTGTCCATCTCGCCGGTCTGCGAATGGCCGACGACCATGCCGGGGCGGTAGATCCGCCACTTGATCCGCTTCTCCGCGCGCACCAGCCCTTCGGAATCGTGCTTGGTGCGCAGGTAGGGATCGTCCAGGCCTTCGGCCTCGTCGAACATGTCCTCGCGGAACACGCCCGGGTACATGCCGGCCGCGGCGATCGAGCTGGTGTGGTGGAAGCAGCCGGCGTTGAGCGCGGCGGCCAGGTCCAGCGCATGCTGGGTGCCGTCGATGTTGGCCGCGCGCTGCGCCTGCGCGCTGGCGGTCAGGTCGTAGATCGCGGCGAGATGGAAAAAGTGCCGGATCTTGCCGCTCAACGCGCGCAGCTGCGCCGGCGTCAGCCCGCACTTGGGCTGGGTCATGTCGCCCGCCACGGGGATCACCCGCTTGAGGTCCCAGCCCATCTTCTTGGCCGTGGCGTCGAACTTCTTCTGCGAATCCTTGCGCACCAGCACGTGGATCGTGCCCTTGCGTTTCAGCAGGTTGCTGACGAGGAAGCGACCGATGAAACCCGTCGCGCCGGTGACGAAATAGCTCATACCCCTCTCCTGGATGGCCCCGATCGGCCGCCGTTGCGGCGGCATGACGCTACGGTGCCAGAGCGCGGCCGCGGTAACAATTCCTTTCCGTATTGACCCACCCCGGCACGCATGGTGAGATGCCGCCTCAGCCTGGCGCCCAGGAGAGGCCCAACGTGTCCGATATCCAAGCCGCATTCGAACAAGCCGCCAAGGACGTCCAGTCCCTGCCCGAACGCCCCGATAACGACACCCTGCTGCGCCTGTACGCGATGTACAAGCAAGGCGCCGAGGGCGACGTCAGCGGCCCCAAGCCGGGCTTCTTCGACTTCGTCGGCACCGCCAAGTACGAGGCCTGGGAAAAGCTCAAGGGCACCGACCAGAACGAGGCCAAGAAGAAGTACGTCGACCTCGTCAAGAAACTGCGCGGCTGACGCCGCGCCCCGCCCCGCTCCCCCGCCCGGGCCCCACGATGGCGAAACAGACCCGCCAGCGCATCCTCGATGCCGCGTTGATCATGTTCAACGCGCAGGGCGAACCCAACGTCACCACCAACCACATCGCCGACGAGCTGGAAATCAGCCCGGGCAATCTGTACTACCACTTCCGCAACAAGGACGACATCATCGAGCAGCTGTTCGCTCGGTTCGAGGAGCGCATGGACGCCGCGCTGGCCGCGCCGCAAGGGCGCCTGCCGGGATTGGAGGACATCTGGCTGCAGCTGCACCTGGTGTTCGAGTGCATCTGGGACTACCGCTTCCTGTACCGCGACCTGGTCGAGATCCTCAGCCGCAACCGCCGCCTGCGCATGCGCTTCGCGCGCATCCTCAAGCGCGCCGACGAACAGGCCCACCTGGTCATGCGCGGGCTGTCGCAGGCCGGGATCATGCGCGCCTCCGGCGACGAGCTGGCCGCGACCGCGACCAACGTGCTGGTGATCGCCACGTTCTGGCTCAACTACGCCGCCGCGCGCGGCGACAAGGACGAGCACGCGGCGATCCGCGACGGCATCGTCCAGGTGATGATGCTGCTGTCGCCGTTCCTGCGCGACGCCGAGCGGATGCACCTGAACACGCTGACCCGCGCCTACCT
Proteins encoded:
- a CDS encoding phasin family protein, with translation MAAKFKKTAKKTSGKTRSAGAAGKGAGAQEQAERLSKTLSESAQQIWLAGVGAFGRAQAEGTKLFEGLVKEGLSLEQTARKFTGGQAGALRDAVESKVGQARERATDTWDRLEKVFEERVQRALVKLGVPGRDDLAELSERVDALTAELRRQGGAAPARKGTAKKAAKPAAAKPAKARAPRKAVAKPKPPVAP
- a CDS encoding restriction endonuclease, whose translation is MSSFSLWAAAAVALTLGLGSTAYLWSYRRHRTEVATGIAGLAKMRWREFARLIVEALRDRGFEAESVEESLARGTQAELRLLRAGKPWLLSCKLGDGDYKVPAATVAELADAVRFHGAAGGLLVTTGRFDTHSERVADGLDLYSGETLWELVEPQLPASTRHDIIAAAQKRSIQTIVGAWGAAIVLALIVGFAVPQLLPDEPEAPAAPVAANAPADGNDSDANDSDAPAQPPASPAAAAPEPATATPAAPVAAPHPATPAASASSGNAAADRAEVIRTVARLPGTERALWSTPSNLLIYRLIDAEKADVDAICQVLERYPELRSSRVQLQPPPGSNTRVRFFQCKAY
- a CDS encoding SDR family oxidoreductase — encoded protein: MSYFVTGATGFIGRFLVSNLLKRKGTIHVLVRKDSQKKFDATAKKMGWDLKRVIPVAGDMTQPKCGLTPAQLRALSGKIRHFFHLAAIYDLTASAQAQRAANIDGTQHALDLAAALNAGCFHHTSSIAAAGMYPGVFREDMFDEAEGLDDPYLRTKHDSEGLVRAEKRIKWRIYRPGMVVGHSQTGEMDKIDGPYYFFTFLKKLREMLPPWMPMLGLEGGRINIIPVDYVVDAMDHIAHKPKLDGHCFHLTDPEPQRVGEVLNTFARAGHTPEMTMRIDARMFAFVPSGIRGAVSNLPPVKRFIGMLLRDFKIPKEVMKFITYPTRFDNRETERALRGSGIKVPHLDSYAWRLWDYWERHLDPDLFVDRTLKGKVRNKVVVITGGSSGIGLATAEKVAAAGAVTIIVARGEDELFKARDAMKAAGGKVFAYTADLADMGDCDRLVETILKEHGHVDILVNNAGRSIRRSIELSYDRFHDFERTMQLNYFGSLRLIMGFMPKMTERRKGHIINISSIGVLANSPRFSAYVASKAALDAFSRCAQGELSGKGISFTTINMPLVKTPMIAPTKMYDSIPTLSPDEAADLVVKGIIERPSRIATRLGIFASVVNALAPKAYEVVMSTAFELFPDSAAAKGDRKGLKDEHASNEQIAFAALMRGVHW
- a CDS encoding acyl-CoA-binding protein; protein product: MSDIQAAFEQAAKDVQSLPERPDNDTLLRLYAMYKQGAEGDVSGPKPGFFDFVGTAKYEAWEKLKGTDQNEAKKKYVDLVKKLRG
- a CDS encoding TetR/AcrR family transcriptional regulator — translated: MAKQTRQRILDAALIMFNAQGEPNVTTNHIADELEISPGNLYYHFRNKDDIIEQLFARFEERMDAALAAPQGRLPGLEDIWLQLHLVFECIWDYRFLYRDLVEILSRNRRLRMRFARILKRADEQAHLVMRGLSQAGIMRASGDELAATATNVLVIATFWLNYAAARGDKDEHAAIRDGIVQVMMLLSPFLRDAERMHLNTLTRAYLD